One window from the genome of Pempheris klunzingeri isolate RE-2024b chromosome 7, fPemKlu1.hap1, whole genome shotgun sequence encodes:
- the scarb2a gene encoding lysosome membrane protein 2a → MTRRSCAIYATGIVCAHLLIVGIALVVAQVFQTMIHSRLKKEITLTEKSQVFEAWKNPPPPVYMEYYFFNVTNPEVFLTGGKAAVKQIGPYTYREYRPRENVTFLENGTKIYALNPKTFVFVPEKSAGDPEVDIIRTVNIPYVAVMNELNSYSFFLRTLVSMYLNSLGVDVFMTRTVHEVLWGFKDPLLTKIHSLRPEVDEYFGLMWKKNGTHEGEFVFHTGEENYLDYGKIDTWNGLREMSWWSSNQSNMINGTDGAVFHPLINRNELLYIFAADLCRSIHLAYVEDVEVKGIQAYRFAPPNDVLMSPKNNPTNEGFCVPAGDCLGTGVLKVSVCREGAPIVVSFPHFYQADPMYINAVDGLSPNKEEHETYLDLQPTTGVPIRACKRAQLNIILKRVQGFPKTKFINETIFPIMFVNETATIDDESASQMRTMLLIVTLVSNFPLLIVGMGIILLLVLVVLFCRNRQKKNEVKRIDFTEAFHSFTTVKDETAYTQVSDKPDEPSETAANQPMRNGSYIAMSPVEAQKC, encoded by the exons ATGACTCGGAGATCCTGTGCCATTTACGCCACGGGGATCGTGTGCGCTCACCTTCTCATAGTGGGGATCGCCCTGGTTGTGGCTCAAGTCTTCCAAACAATGATACACAGCCGGCTAAAAAAG GAAATTACTTTGACAGAGAAGAGCCAAGTATTTGAGGCATGGAAGAATCCACCTCCACCTGTTTATATGGAGTATTACTTCTTCAATGTGACCAATCCAGAGGTGTTTTTGACAGGCGGGAAGGCAGCTGTTAAACAGATTGGACCTTATACTTACAG GGAATACAGGCCGCGGGAAAACGTGACTTTCCTGGAGAACGGCACAAAGATTTACGCCCTCAACCCCAAAACTTTCGTGTTTGTGCCAGAGAAGTCAGCCGGTGACCCCGAGGTTGACATCATCAGGACCGTCAACATCCCATATGTG GCGGTGATGAACGAGCTGAACTCCTACTCCTTCTTCCTGCGAACTCTAGTTTCTATGTACCTGAATAGCCTGGGCGTCGATGTGTTCATGACCCGCACTGTCCATGAGGTCCTGTGGGGCTTCAAAGACCCTCTTCTCACAAAGATCCACTCCCTAAGGCCTGAGGTGGACGAATATTTTGGGCTGATGTGGAAG AAAAATGGCACCCATGAAGGAGAGTTTGTGTTTCACACCGGCGAGGAAAACTACTTGGATTATGGCAAGATCGACACATGGAACGGCCTGAG GGAAATGTCATGGTGGTCCTCCAATCAGAGCAACATGATCAACGGCACGGACGGAGCAGTTTTCCACCCTCTGATAAACAGGAACGAATTGCTCTACATCTTTGCTGCTGATCTCTGCAG GTCTATCCATCTAGCCTATGTGGAGGACGTAGAGGTGAAAGGCATCCAGGCGTACCGCTTCGCACCCCCTAATGACGTACTCATGAGCCCCAAAAACAACCCCACTAACGAGGGCTTCTGTGTGCCAGCTGGAGACTGTCTCGGCACCGGGGTGCTTAAAGTCAGCGTTTGTCGAGAAG GCGCTCCCATCGTGGTGTCTTTCCCCCACTTTTATCAAGCCGACCCGATGTACATCAACGCCGTTGATGGGCTCAGCCCCAACAAGGAGGAACACGAGACGTACCTTGACCTGCAACCG ACCACAGGCGTTCCCATTCGTGCCTGCAAGAGAGCTCAGCTCAATATCATCTTGAAGAGAGTCCAAGGCTTCCC CAAAACTAAGTTCATCAACGAGACCATTTTCCCCATCATGTTCGTCAACGAG ACGGCGACTATTGACGACGAGTCAGCCTCCCAGATGAGAACGATGCTCCTGATCGTGACTCTCGTGTCAAACTTCCCTTTGCTCATCGTGGGCATGGGcatcatcctgctgctggtgctcGTCGTCTTGTTCTGTCGAAACCGCCAGAAGAAG AATGAAGTAAAACGTATTGATTTTACTGAAGCTTTTCATTCTTTTACT ACGGTGAAAGACGAAACGGCCTACACTCAGGTCAGCGACAAGCCAGACGAGCCGTCAGAAACGGCGGCCAACCAGCCGATGAGGAACGGCTCGTACATCGCCATGTCTCCAGTGGAGGCCCAGAAGTGTTGA